A section of the Pseudomonas sp. FP453 genome encodes:
- a CDS encoding TetR/AcrR family transcriptional regulator, producing MHKEPRKVREFRRREQEILDTALKLFLEQGEDSVTVEMIADAVGIGKGTIYKHFKSKAEIYLRLMLDYERDLNELLHSADVDKDKEALSRAYFEFRMRDPQRYRLFDRLEEKVVKGHQVPEMVEELHKIRASNFERLTLLIKGRISEGKLEDVPPYFHYCAAWALVHGAVALYHSPFWSNVLEDQEGFFQFLMDIGVRMGNKRKHSSELPPAEPPVA from the coding sequence ATGCACAAAGAACCCCGTAAGGTCCGTGAGTTTCGCCGCCGTGAGCAGGAAATTCTCGACACCGCGCTCAAGTTGTTTCTCGAACAAGGTGAAGACAGTGTCACCGTCGAGATGATCGCGGATGCCGTGGGTATCGGCAAAGGCACGATCTACAAGCACTTCAAGTCCAAGGCCGAGATCTACCTGCGCCTGATGCTCGACTACGAGCGCGACTTGAATGAGCTGCTGCATTCGGCTGATGTGGACAAGGACAAGGAAGCCCTGTCCCGCGCCTACTTCGAATTCCGCATGCGCGATCCCCAGCGCTACCGCCTGTTCGACCGCCTGGAAGAGAAGGTGGTCAAGGGCCATCAGGTGCCGGAAATGGTCGAGGAGCTGCACAAGATCCGTGCCTCGAACTTCGAACGCCTGACCCTGCTGATCAAGGGCCGCATCAGCGAAGGCAAGCTGGAAGACGTGCCGCCGTATTTCCACTACTGTGCCGCCTGGGCGTTGGTGCACGGCGCAGTGGCGCTGTACCACTCGCCATTCTGGAGCAATGTGCTGGAAGATCAGGAAGGTTTCTTCCAGTTCCTGATGGATATCGGCGTGCGCATGGGCAACAAGCGCAAGCACAGCAGCGAACTGCCACCGGCTG
- a CDS encoding TatD family hydrolase has translation MLVDSHCHLDRLDLAQHGGSLDAALEAARQRGVGHFLCIGVSADNAADVKALAERYADVDCSVGIHPLDLKPGEAPALDWLLGELNHPRVVAIGETGLDYHYEPEAAELQQASFRLHLQAAQQTGKPVIVHTRGARADTLALLREAALPQAGVLHCFTEDWDMAKAALDLGFYISLSGIVTFRNADALRDVARQVPADRLLVETDSPYLAPIPHRGKPNLPEYVRDVADYLAMLRGESVERFAEQTTANFKRLFPLAHVKS, from the coding sequence ATGCTCGTAGATTCCCATTGCCACCTCGACCGCCTCGACCTTGCCCAGCACGGCGGCTCCCTTGACGCCGCCCTTGAAGCGGCGCGCCAGCGCGGGGTAGGGCACTTCCTGTGTATCGGCGTCAGCGCCGACAACGCCGCCGACGTCAAAGCCCTGGCCGAGCGTTATGCCGATGTGGATTGCTCGGTGGGCATCCACCCGCTGGACCTCAAGCCCGGCGAAGCCCCGGCCCTCGACTGGTTGCTGGGTGAACTCAACCACCCGCGCGTCGTGGCGATTGGCGAAACCGGCCTGGACTACCACTACGAGCCCGAAGCCGCCGAGTTGCAGCAGGCCTCGTTCCGCCTGCACCTGCAAGCTGCGCAGCAGACCGGCAAACCGGTGATCGTCCACACCCGTGGCGCTCGCGCCGACACCCTGGCCCTGCTGCGCGAAGCCGCGCTGCCCCAGGCGGGCGTGCTGCATTGCTTCACCGAAGACTGGGACATGGCCAAGGCGGCCCTGGACCTGGGGTTCTACATTTCCCTGTCGGGGATTGTCACCTTCCGCAACGCCGACGCCTTGCGTGACGTGGCGCGCCAGGTGCCGGCCGACCGCCTGCTGGTGGAAACCGACTCGCCGTACCTGGCGCCCATCCCCCATCGCGGCAAGCCGAACCTGCCGGAATACGTGCGGGATGTGGCGGATTACCTGGCGATGCTGCGCGGTGAATCCGTTGAGCGCTTTGCCGAACAGACGACCGCGAACTTCAAGCGCCTGTTCCCGCTGGCCCACGTCAAATCGTAG
- a CDS encoding DNA polymerase III subunit delta' → MAEAYPWQDSLWQQLAGRAQHAHAYLLHGPIGIGKRALAERLMASLLCQRPVNLEACGACKSCLLLKAGSHPDNYLLEPEEADKAIKVDQVRDLVSFVVQTAQMGGRKVVLIEPVEAMNINAANALLKSLEEPSGDTVLLLVSHQSSRLLPTIRSRCVQQACPLPSEAMSLEWLAQALPECSADERGELLTLAAGSPLAAVKLQAQGVREQRALVVDGVKKLLKQELSATQLAETAWKDIPLLLLFDWFCDWSSLILRYQLTQDENGLGLPDMRKVVQYLAQKSAQDKVLNIQDWILAQRQKVLGKANLNRVLLLEALLVQWVGLLGRR, encoded by the coding sequence GTGGCTGAAGCCTACCCGTGGCAGGACAGCCTCTGGCAGCAATTGGCCGGCCGTGCCCAGCATGCCCACGCCTATCTGTTGCACGGGCCGATCGGCATCGGCAAGCGCGCGCTCGCCGAACGCCTGATGGCCAGCCTGTTGTGCCAGCGTCCGGTCAACCTGGAAGCCTGTGGCGCGTGCAAATCCTGCCTGCTGCTCAAGGCCGGCAGCCACCCGGACAATTACCTGCTGGAACCCGAGGAAGCCGACAAGGCGATCAAGGTTGACCAGGTCCGCGATCTCGTCAGCTTCGTGGTGCAGACCGCGCAGATGGGCGGGCGTAAAGTGGTGCTGATCGAGCCGGTTGAGGCGATGAACATCAACGCCGCCAACGCCTTGCTCAAGAGTCTTGAAGAACCTTCGGGCGATACGGTGTTGTTGCTGGTGAGTCACCAGTCCAGCCGTCTGCTGCCGACGATCCGCAGCCGTTGTGTACAGCAGGCGTGTCCGTTGCCAAGCGAGGCCATGAGCCTTGAGTGGCTGGCGCAGGCGTTGCCGGAATGCAGTGCAGACGAGCGCGGCGAATTGCTCACCCTGGCCGCTGGTTCGCCGCTGGCCGCAGTGAAATTGCAGGCCCAAGGCGTGCGTGAACAACGCGCGCTGGTGGTGGATGGCGTGAAGAAACTGCTCAAGCAGGAACTGTCCGCCACCCAGTTGGCCGAAACGGCCTGGAAGGATATTCCGCTGTTGCTGCTGTTCGACTGGTTCTGCGACTGGTCGAGCCTGATCCTGCGCTATCAGTTGACTCAAGATGAAAACGGCCTGGGCCTGCCGGACATGCGCAAAGTCGTGCAATACCTCGCGCAGAAAAGCGCCCAGGACAAGGTGCTGAATATTCAGGACTGGATTCTGGCCCAGCGCCAGAAGGTGCTCGGCAAGGCCAACCTCAACCGCGTGCTGTTGCTCGAAGCGCTGCTGGTGCAGTGGGTGGGCCTGCTCGGCCGCCGTTAA